CATTGGCGGCATCGCAGGGCTGGCGCTCCTTCCATTCCTGTGGGCAAAACTGCCGGAGTCGCTCCCCGAAGCAGCCCCCGTCAAGGTGGACGAAACGACAAAGGCGGCACCCGGCGTCGTGCCTTCCACTGGCGGCAAGCAAAAGACCGGGTTCCGCGATCTCCTGCAAAAGCCGTATCCGCTGGTGGCCGTGGGAATTGGCCTCGCGTCGTTCATGGGATTGTTGCTGGTTTATGGCTTGAACACGTGGTTGCCGCAGTTGATGGCAGCTGCGGGTTACACCGTGAGCACAGGCCTGACGCTGCTGCTGGTCCTCAACCTCGGCGCCGTGGCCGGGCTGGTTTTAGCCGGAATTCTTGCCGACCGGCATGGAACCAAGAAGATAGTGCTGCTGTGGTTCGGGCTTTCAGCAGTGTTCCTGGCCGTCCTCAGCGTAAAGATCCAGAGTGAGTTCCTGCTCAACGCCGCGGTGTTTGTCACCGGCGTCTTCGTCTTCAGCTCGCAGGTTCTGGTCTATGCATGGGTCAGTCAGCTGTTTCCGCCGCGACTCCGGGGAACCGCACTCGGGTTCGCTGCCGGCGTCGGACGCCTTGGCGCGATCGTTGGTCCTGCCGTGACTGGAACACTGGTGGCCGCAAACATTGCCTATCCCGCCGGCTTCTACGTGTTCGCCGCAGCGGGACTCTTGGCTGTCACAGCACTGCTCCTGGTGCCTCATCAGGTCAAAAGTCCTGAACCCGTGCCAGCGGGAGAACGGTAACCGCCGGTACGACGCTAAGTGCTCCGCTGTCCCTCCAGCTTTCCGGACTGTGGGTGAAGCGACTCGCGGGCCTTGCCCAACAGCTGCGGTCCGGCCGCGTAGCAGCGATCGGTATATTGACGGAGCGCCGGAAGTGCCTGGACGGCGTAGTCGAAGTGTTCCTCACGGATCATCGACTCGATGGCCTTGCACTGGTCCTCAGTCTCAAGCGCGCCCACCATTGCCGAGGAGATCTTGAGGCTCAGCACAGCATCCATGCTGGCATCGGCGTCGTGTTGGCAGAGGCCGTTCGAGATCCTCAGGAGCCTGCCCGGCAACATCGAAAGGTAAGTGGAGAGGAAACGCAACGCCGGGGTGGGGTCTCCCATTTCATCGGCCAGGGCCTGCAACCTGCACGGTTCCAGAGCCGGAACCTGACCGT
This genomic stretch from Micrococcaceae bacterium Sec5.1 harbors:
- a CDS encoding aromatic acid/H+ symport family MFS transporter, translated to MPTMPSARRSQWPVWLCWLAMVLDGFDLVVLGTVIPTLIKTGDIGFDAVGATFAATISLVGVGLGALFIAPLSDKFGRRKLLIACVAGFSLFTIGVAFAPNVAVFSILRLLAGLGLGACLPAALAYMNDYAPAGSAGKSTTRTMTGYHVGAVATAFLAILVVPNWRLMFIIGGIAGLALLPFLWAKLPESLPEAAPVKVDETTKAAPGVVPSTGGKQKTGFRDLLQKPYPLVAVGIGLASFMGLLLVYGLNTWLPQLMAAAGYTVSTGLTLLLVLNLGAVAGLVLAGILADRHGTKKIVLLWFGLSAVFLAVLSVKIQSEFLLNAAVFVTGVFVFSSQVLVYAWVSQLFPPRLRGTALGFAAGVGRLGAIVGPAVTGTLVAANIAYPAGFYVFAAAGLLAVTALLLVPHQVKSPEPVPAGER
- a CDS encoding Hpt domain-containing protein → MTDEADGQVPALEPCRLQALADEMGDPTPALRFLSTYLSMLPGRLLRISNGLCQHDADASMDAVLSLKISSAMVGALETEDQCKAIESMIREEHFDYAVQALPALRQYTDRCYAAGPQLLGKARESLHPQSGKLEGQRST